In Diorhabda carinulata isolate Delta chromosome 6, icDioCari1.1, whole genome shotgun sequence, a single genomic region encodes these proteins:
- the LOC130895341 gene encoding zinc finger Y-chromosomal protein 1-like: protein MEEMIYENQFVCRACLKIVEHSTQSFGYVDDATGNLRDMLMCCVPELDIYVSSNPIVCFPCIQTLIQVHNFKERCINTENIIRTYMQRYNLSDQNPINLGSVVRDLVGINKIHKQQAEMRNHIEKSKLAIALQNPRPPPPPLQLIEGGQTLTSIPVPVSNFQQVPSPNICVTDEGNLPQIIRTPSTDLAPPEVVKSLEYDQRMSNKPHVLIPINNNLASSNNSMESASNKATTNSAMNKESNGNKVVRVYKNNNKKTKNELYIHPIESKARLIVRIPRSKLILPIKEDTEKSSISNHNSHSTVTEGDTEKDTIKSRKEDPMNPEHNSENGETIPNQITKIYNCSCMYLTTSVSLFEEHKRKCKTGKMTSKHVHKCPHCPHITNRGYALSKHINTMHTRAVWFVCEFCTYRSTDKACLRRHIRKNHEQGNSNNRPRSFTCNICDMVISSEYNFNRHMLKHEETVLSTFNCEFCSYQCKDRSNYRKHVFTHSPKLLQCPSCSYSNVSPYPLKSHIKKNHDSVGIEVADCKSDITVYELVKEIRALRASMDINNEEQPMVAHQLTDEHAESQEMVENQELINHPLVDEFMENGVFDNPEITQFMEHHNLFGTDGLGSLIDSQGIIETS, encoded by the exons ATGGAGGAAATGATTTACGAAAATCAGTTTGTATGTAGAGCTTGTTTGAAAATTGTCGAACACTCAACTCAAAGTTTTGGATACGTTGACGATGCAACAGGAAATTTGCGGGATATGTTGATGTGCTGTGTCCCTGAATTG GATATATATGTATCTTCTAACCCCATTGTCTGCTTTCCCTGCATACAAACTTTGATTCAAGttcataattttaaagaaaGGTGCATCAATACGGAAAATATTATTCGCACCTATATGCAAAGGTACAATTTGTCTGATCAAAATCCAATAAATCTTGGTTCAGTTGTTCGAGATTTAGTTGGAATTAATAAGATTCACAAGCAACAAGCAGAAATGAGAAATCATATAGAGAAGAGTAAATTGGCAATTGCTCTACAGAATCCTAGACCACCACCACCTCCATTACAGCTTATTGAAGGAGGTCAGACCCTTACAAGCATACCAGTACCAGTTTCTAATTTCCAACAG GTACCTTCTCCTAATATTTGTGTAACAGATGAAGGGAATTTACCACAAATTATAAGAACACCATCCACAGATTTGGCCCCTCCTGAAGTAGTTAAGAGTTTGGAATATGACCAAAGAATGTCTAACAAGCCACATGTACTCAttccaattaataataatctaGCTTCTTCAAATAACTCAATGGAAAGTGCTTCTAATAAGGCTACCACTAATAGTGCAATGAACAAAGAAAGTAATGGTAATAAAGTAGTTAGAgtttacaaaaacaataataaaaagacCAAAAATGAACTTTATATTCATCCCATTGAGAGTAAGGCAAGGTTGATAGTGAGAATACCAAGAAGTAAACTTATTTTACCTATTAAAGAAGATACAGAGAAATCATCTATATCTAATCACAATTCTCATAGTACTGTAACCGAGGGAGATACAGAAAAAGATACAAT aaaatcacGAAAAGAAGATCCAATGAACCCTGAACACAATTCAGAAAATGGAGAAACGATACCTAATCAGATCACTAAGATCTACAATTGTAGTTGTATGTATCTAACTACATCAGTATCTCTATTTGAAGAACACAAAAGAAAATGTAAGACTGGTAAAATGACTTCCAAACATGTGCACAAATGTCCTCACTGTCCGCACATCACGAACCGAGGATATGCGCTTAGCAAACACATTAACACTATGCATACTAGGGCAGTGTGGTTTGTTTGCGAATTTTGTACATACAGAAGCACCGATAAGGCTTGTTTGCGGCGTCACATTCGCAAGAATCACGAACAAGGCAATTCTAATAACCGCCCACGATCGTTTACTTGTAATATTTGTGACATGGTGATCAGTTCAGAGTACAACTTCAATAGACACATGCTGAAACATGAAGAGACTGTGCTATCGACATTTAACTGTGAATTTTGTTCCTATCAATGTAAAGACCGTAGTAACTATAGGAAACATGTATTTACTCATAGTCCTAAACTGTTACAATGCCCTTCTTGTTCTTATTCAAATGTATCTCCTTACCCTTTAAAATCacacataaaaaaaaatcacgataGTGTTGGTATCGAAGTCGCCGATTGTAAAAGTGATATTACTGTTTATGAGCTTGTTAAAGAAATTAGGGCATTACGAGCTAGTATGGACATTAATAATGAAGAACAACCAATGGTTGCTCATCAATTAACAGATGAACATGCTGAAAGCCAAGAGATGGTTGAAAATCAAGAGTTGATAAATCATCCTCTGGTGGATGAGTTTATGGAGAATGGAGTATTTGATAATCCAGAGATTACACAATTTATGGAACATCATAATTTGTTCGGTACAGATGGATTAGGCAGCTTAATAGATAGTCAAGGGATAATTGAAACTAGTTAG